The genomic window ATAAGTTTGAAGCTTTTGGCCATGGAGCAACTTCTCGTTCAGCATCCCGAGTATCGAGGAAAGGTGGTATTGGTTCAGATAGCGAATCCTGCTAGGGGACGGGGGAAAGATGTGAAAGAAATGCAAGACGAGACAATTGCAACGGCAAAACGGATCAACGAAACATTTGGGAGACCAGGGTATGATCCTGTTATTTTGATTGAGAAGCCTTTGAAGTTTTATGAGAGAgttgcttactatgttgttgcCGAGTGTTGTTTAGTCACTGCAGTAAGAGATGGAATGAATCTCATACCGTACGAATATATAGTCGGTCGTCAAGGAAACGAAACATTGGATAAAGTTTTGAAAATAGGTTCCTCCCCTAAGAAAAAAAGCACGTTAGTTGTGTCTGAATTCATCGGCTGTTCTCCGTCTTTAAGTGGAGCAATCAGAGTGAACCCGTGGAATATTGATGCTGTGGCCGATGCGATGGATTCTGCATTAGGAATGGCTGATTCAGAAAAAGAGCTTCGGCATGAAAAGCATTATAGATATGTTAGTACTCATGATGTCGGGTATTGGGCTCGTAGCTTTTTACAAGATTTGGAAAGGGCTTGTTTTGATCATGTACGACGAAGGTGGTGGGGAATTGGGTTTGGATTAAGTTTTAAAGTCGTAGCACTCGACCCAAACTTTAGGAAGCTCTCGATGGATCACATAGTTTCGGCTTACAAACGGACAACAAATAGGGCTATTCTTCTAGACTACGATGGTACACTAATGCCTCAGGTTTCCATTGATAAGAGTCCAATAGCTAAATCCATTGAAATTCTTAATAGCTTGTGTAAAGATAAGAACAACATGGTGTTTCTTGTTAGTGCCAGAAGCCGAAAGACACTATCTGAATGGTTTTCTCCTTGCGAGAATCTGGGAATCGCGGCCGAGCACGGCTACTTTCTGAGGTAAGATTTATATTTAAGGCTTctatcaatgttttaaaaactggaCCGGAGCTTGAACCAACGAGACCTTTGGGTCATGATTTTGTTGGTTCAATTGGTTCAATCACAGTTGAACTATCCgatccggtttttaaaacattgcttcTAACCTTTTTAAGACCGGTGCTTTCATTTGGATATGTAGTGACtgacattattttttatatgatgTGTGTGGTTTCAGAATGAAGCGAGACGACGAATGGGAAACTTGTGTTCCTGCAACAGATTGTAGTTGGAAACAAATTGCAGTGCCTGTGATGAAACTTTATACGGAAACAACTGATGGATCCACCATTGAAGATAAGGAGACTGCACTTGTTTGGTGTTATGAAGATGCAGATCCAGATTTTGGATCATGCCAAGCTAAGGAACTTCTCGATCATCTCGAGAGTGTTCTGGCAAATGAACCTGTAACTGTCAAAAGTGGCCAAAATTATGTAGAGGTTAAACCACAGGTGTGTATAACATTCTAAGTATCAGTTTTTTAACCATAGTTTCATTCAATACACTAGATATTGATATTAGCAACTGCATCATCAATGGATTTTTGAATCAACTGATTCTATATTATGTTTTTGCGAAATaccaaatttttatattaatcacTTAGGGCTtgtttgagcttatctactgataTAAACATTTGTGAGGCTGTTTTGAAGAGTGTATGAAAACAACAGCTTATAATATGTCCATAAGTTTCcagcttatttttataagctctccacaatagtttatgaaaacaattcatagcttatatgaaataaatttgactttatcttttgttatagaataacttatacataaacacttatatgataatCGATTATGCTATAAGTTTTTTATCTAAACACGGTCTTCGTGGTTTTATTTTGCACACTAACTATAGCCTCTAATAAATACATATATGTATACATGCAGGGTGTGAGCAAGGGATTAGTAGCAAAACGCTTACTTTCATCGATGGAAGAAAAGGGAATGTCACCTGATTTTGTTTTGTGTATAGGAGATGACAGATCTGATGAAGATATGTTTGAGGTTATCACGAGTTCGATGAACGGTCCAATAGCGCCGAAAGCTGAAGTATTTGCTTGCACCGTTTGTCGGAAACCGAGTAAGGCTAAGTACTATCTTGATGATACTGCCGAAATAGTGAGATTGATTCAAGGTTTAGCATGTGTTTCagataaaaaaagtttatgcTAAGCTCAGGAAATTTGGTGGTGAATGGTGTTATGGTTGTTTTTCTATGTCATTATATAAGTTTAATTATGCTCTTCAATATACTTAATTTAATATTCCATGTCATGTATGGAAGTTGCTACTCAAAAGTACTTGTACATATATGATTTTCAGTTATAAATTATGCTGTGACATGTTGCATTCTGTTTTAGactttataattattttatgaaaattgttAGTTTGATTATGGTAATAATTGGGTGAATATGACTCATTCAATGATGAGATGTGTATCCCAACAAGAGTTGAGTTTAGTGAGAAAGGCGGTAGACTATCTCACAACGTGGCAAATCAATGTTCGAATCTTGTCCGGAAGAGGTGGCCACGTTAAGTGACGACATTGCATTGAATAAAATTGATTGGGAATCTATTACCaatagtttaattttaatacacatttaaaGCGTGTGAGTTTAGTCATTAGATTActcgattaaaaaaaaaatccaaaatgaCGAAAACGAAACAATAATTTTACAAGTGAAATTTGGTTGCTTTTACCTCAAGTTTTAAGCATTTTCTTGAGTAATTGGAGTTGAGAACTTATGAAGtgttgcgtaaaaaaaaaaaaaagaaaaaaaaaaacttatgaaggATCATCCTAGCCTCTTCAATGTAGAACCTGTAAGTAGAGAAAGAGATAGACTTTGACATGTGTTTCTAGGCCAGCTGTAGCTTGCTGGAAAATAATAGAGAGAATGCTAATACCTCTTGGTTTTTCATGGCACATCATTTTATCCAAtagttaataaaattatttcaataaaaatacaatcttttttataacaataattttattttttaacatgtaTGCAAAAACTTTAcaagatattattttaaatttaaaatggagggagtacaaacataaataaacaaataaataaatataaataaaagaaagaaaacgtGGACAAGAAGATTGATCGTTGTACTATAAGTATTGGAATTTTGGAACTCATTTGAGAGAGAGTATAGTGTTGAGCTGGCATTGAAGACATTCATTCTTTTCTCTCTCACATTCTTCATAGTTCATCCTCAACAACACATTTACTTCAATCTCAGTTTCTCAAGGTGAGTGAGTAGTGGtgattattttctcattcaTAATATACCCTAAAAAACATTTATGGTTCTTGTTAATGTGTGATTATTGAAGTACTTTGCTGTATAGAATGCAAGATGCTTTAATCAGGTTGTGGACATTTTTTATGATCtataaagttttaatttttatcacaTCTTCATTTTTTGTTGTATGGATTTGAGTAAAGTATGGATTTTTGGGTCCGTTTGTTTCAGTtgaaaaaatggatttttttttaaaataatctagAGATTTTTTTGTAGAGAATTCGaagaaaatttaaagttatttgccgtttgtttacaatcataaaaatctattttttaagagtgataaaaaaaatggattttgataaaaactattgaaaatagattctcagatgaaaaaaatgattttttttactaaaatgatttttgaaaaaatctgaaacaaaacataaGTGAGATAAAagaaatagattttttttttcgaaaaaatagattttttaaaaaaatcagaaacaaACATACTCTTTATCACATCTATCAGGTTGTATGGATTTTTATCACATCTTTACTCAAATCCATACTTAAATAAGGATATGCACTTAAATATACAtctctttttatttgtttattttttttatatattttttttttcttcttatgtCACTGGTGTTGTTGCTCCTAAAATGGTGGTCATGTGCTTCTTTTTCTGAGTTTCATCATTTTTGGATAAGGTGTTAATTTTTTACTTTGAAGGGGTCAGTTTTGGTATTAGGGTAAAAATGGAAGTGAAAATTTATTGAACCAGTTctaataaattacaaaatttcaaataataataatacttggAGGGATCAATTTATTACCAAAATGAAGCTTTTGGATTTAGGTTGCTTTGGTGTTGCACTGAACTTACTGAGACATTAGAAACTTTGATGTCATGATTTATATCACTGTCGCGGActattattaatttgaataaatatCTAAATTAAAATTCTTTCCAAAATGCTTATTTGTCCAGTAATCTAGGGATTAAAAGTTGTTTAATGGAGTCatcgtgagtttagctcagtcaATAGGTACATAGCAATTTATATGTAGGAGTCGGAGCTCGAACTCTgaatactccacttattcattttagGGTTGAATTTCTAGTAACGACTACATTTTCTTGAAAGTTATTTGCTGTGAGAAAATGGAATAATGTATTGTGTATTGTGTCATCTAACTACACTTTTTATGGCAAACAAACTTTTATCCGTGATGATTCGCGCCAACGCACAAAAACATTGTAGCGCTTGCTTTGGTTAGTTTCCTTCTGTAGCTCGAGAACTTATGTCAGAGGTTATTAGTTTCCATACGAGACGGGGTGAAGAGTTGCGTTGCGTTGTGAAGagttgatattttatttatttccttattCTGGAACATAATATTCAAATTTCAGTTGAGAAATGTGTCTCATTCATCAAATGAGCAAAAACTATATTCTCATCGCGCTATAGGTATGTTCGTGTAATATGAATGTGGTTGCAAAGTTTGACTATGGTTTGATTGTATGAACCATAAGCATGAATATTTAAGTGTATATCcttattagtttataaatttCACTGCTTTGACCCTATAAAATCAATGATTATGCTTGTAAAATGTAAATTTGGATTGACATCTTTAACTTGATGAAGTTGTATGACAGTAAAGAGTTATCATCGAGGATGGTTAACGGTAAAACAATTCAGTTGTCCGGATTCCCTTCTACGGTGAATGTGTCTGATGTAAAGAGATTTGTAGAGCAGTATACCGGTGAAGGAAGTGTCGATGCTATGAAGATAAGAGTAGGAAAAGGCCGTGTTCCAGAAGCATTTGCAATTATTCAATTCACTAATGCAAAACATGCTACATACATGATATCCTTATCTAACAGAAGTTCATCAACATTGCGGTATGGGAGCTCCTACTTAAACGTTCAGGAAATGGAAAGAGATATTGATTCGAAGCCAAGAGCAGTTTTCGACAGTTTGGATGATGTGAAGCTGTATTTTGGCTGTCTGATTTCAAAGGAGAGATTCTCCGTTTTATGGAGAGAGGTAGATGTTCGTGTAGAGTTTGGGAGTGGAATTAGAAAGTGGCGATTCATCATTAGCCATGAAGATAAAAAGTTCAAACTTGAGCTTTCATATGAGAACGTTTGGAAGATTGAGCTACATCGACCGCGTGGTGAAACTGCAAAGTATCTTCTGATTCAGGTTGTTGAATTCAACTTTTTATTTAGTGTTTTAAACCAAATTTAATATGCCAATTACATTAGGTTTGTGTGTGCTATACTTATTTGTTTCTCTTCTGCTCGTAGTTAATTGGTGCTCCTCGGATTTTTGAGCTTTATATTCCTACTTCGGTtgatgtatataatatatatgaagATCCTTTGaagaattattataaaaattccCCTGATGAACAATGGATCCGTTCGATAGATTTCACTCCTTCCAGTTGTATTGGGCAGTCTTCGGCTTTATGTCTAGAGCTTCCTAGTGACGGAGGTTTTCCAAATTTCAGGGAAAACTTTGTTCGTTTTGAGGAAATTGAGGGGCGATACACTTTGGAGAACGTATCACCTTTTTCGCGCAATCTGGATGTTGTCCCTATTGTTGCTCCTCCTCAAGGCATTTATATTCcatatcatattttgtttaaagTTAATTCGTTGGTGCAACATGgttgtgtttcaggttctgaACTTGACGATGATTTCTATCGTCTAGTTGATCCACTTAGAATAAATGTTGAGTTTATCGAGCATGCTTTGGAAAAGATGTACTATTCAAAGGATTTCTGTTATGAACCCGCAAAATGGCTGAAAGATCAGTACAGGATGTATCTTAATTCAAAAAATCCACCTCGGTCCCCGACTATATCTTTGGATGACGGGTTGGTATATGTTCACAGGGTTCTGATAACACCTTGCAAAGTATACTTTTGTGGTCCAGAGATTAATGTCTCGAATCGTGTTCTCCGTAGTTTCGATAGATATATTGATAACTTTCTGCGTGTTTCATTTGTTGACGAGGAGTTGGATAGACTATATTCAGCAGATTTATCTTCACGCATTTCTGAGAGTGGGAGAACTGAGATATACTATAGAATTCTTTCCATCATAAGAAATGGCATAGTGATTGGTGATAAGAAGTTTGAATTTCTAGCTTTCTCATCAAGCCAGTTGCGTGAAAATTCGTTATGGATGTTTGCTCGTGCAGCAACTTGGCTTACAGCCGAAGGCATAAGGTATTCTACGGGAGATTTTAGCCAGATAAGAAATGTAGCTAAGTATGCTTCTAGGCTCGGACTATCTTTCGGTTCGTCTACCGGAACTCTAAACCTTAGCAGGAATGAAACTGAAATGATTCCTGACGTGAAGGTTAAGCATGGTGCAATCGAATATGTCTTCTCTGATGGAATTGGGAAAATATCTCTTGAACTTGCCAGGACAGTGGCTAAAAAATGTGGTTATGATTCTATGCCATCCGCCTTTCAGATTCGGTATGGCGGATTCAAAGGAGTTGTGGCTGTTGATCCAACCTCATCAGTGAAGTTGTCACTGAGGAAGAGCATGCAGAAGTTTAAGGCGAATATCATAGAATTGGATGTTTTGGCATGTAGTAAGTTTCAGCCTTGTTATCTGAATCGGCAGTTGGTTACTCTCTTATCCACTCTCGGTGTCAAGGACGGTGTTTTCGAGAAAAAACAGAAAGAAGCTGTTGATCAACTGAACACAATGCTAACAGATTCAACGAAAGCGCACGAGGTTTTGGACTTGATGTTTTCCGGGGAGGTCACTAATATTCTGAAGGAGATGCTTATTTGTGGCTACATGCCTAATGTTGAACCATTTCTTTCGATGATGCTGCAGACATTTAGGGCATCGAAGTTGTTGGAATTGCGACAAAAAACTAGGATATTTATTCCAAAAGGAAGAGCAATGATGGGCGTCCTAGATGAAACTAGAACCCTAGAATATGGTGAAGTTTTTGTTCAATATT from Trifolium pratense cultivar HEN17-A07 linkage group LG1, ARS_RC_1.1, whole genome shotgun sequence includes these protein-coding regions:
- the LOC123910808 gene encoding alpha,alpha-trehalose-phosphate synthase [UDP-forming] 6-like, whose product is MVSRSYSNLVELASGETPSFGLINRRIPRIMTVAGLISDVNVDDDQVESVASDLSSSSVHRDRIIIVANQLPIKAQKNQDGNRSFWSFDWDEDSLLQLKDGIGDEDIEVIYVGCLKEDVPLNEQDEVSMILLENYKCVPTFLPPEMFTKYYHSFCKQQLWPLFHYMLPLSPGLGGRFNRSLWQAYVSVNKIFADRIMEVINPEDDYVWIHDYHLMVLPTFLRKRFNRVKLGFFLHSPFPSSEIYKTLPIREELLRALLNSDLIGFHTFDYARHFLSCCSRMLGLTYESKRGYIGIEYYGRTVNIKILPVGIHMGQIQSVLRLRETEEKVCELIQQFSDQGRTMLLGVDDMDIFKGISLKLLAMEQLLVQHPEYRGKVVLVQIANPARGRGKDVKEMQDETIATAKRINETFGRPGYDPVILIEKPLKFYERVAYYVVAECCLVTAVRDGMNLIPYEYIVGRQGNETLDKVLKIGSSPKKKSTLVVSEFIGCSPSLSGAIRVNPWNIDAVADAMDSALGMADSEKELRHEKHYRYVSTHDVGYWARSFLQDLERACFDHVRRRWWGIGFGLSFKVVALDPNFRKLSMDHIVSAYKRTTNRAILLDYDGTLMPQVSIDKSPIAKSIEILNSLCKDKNNMVFLVSARSRKTLSEWFSPCENLGIAAEHGYFLRMKRDDEWETCVPATDCSWKQIAVPVMKLYTETTDGSTIEDKETALVWCYEDADPDFGSCQAKELLDHLESVLANEPVTVKSGQNYVEVKPQGVSKGLVAKRLLSSMEEKGMSPDFVLCIGDDRSDEDMFEVITSSMNGPIAPKAEVFACTVCRKPSKAKYYLDDTAEIVRLIQGLACVSDKKSLC